The region TGTTTTTGCTGTTAGAGAGTTGCACGCAAGCGCCTCCATGGGCGCAAGGAATTTATTCCGTCAATCGACCGCCTATCGGAAGACAGCGTGCAAGAAAGACAAGCGAAGCAGCACCTGGATGTCAGCCTTGATGCAGATACCCTTTTCATGGGGCATCGCACGGCTTTGATCAGCTATTCTGCCCGGATTCTCGGTTCCCGGGATGCCGCCGAAGACATCGTGCAGGAAGCCTATCTTCGCTTCGGATTCGGCAACTCGCCGACACAAACGGCGCGGGAGGGGTTGGCCTATCTCTACCGGATCGTCCGCAATCTCTCGCTCGACATCGTCAAGCGTCGTAAGATCGAACAGCGTGCGCAAAACGACGATCCGCCATTCTGGATCGTCCCGCGTGCTGCCGAAACGCCAGAGCAGACGACGATGTTCTGTGACGAAGTTCGTATTGCCCAGCAGGTGCTCGCATCGTTGCCTAGGGATATTCAGATCGCAGTTGAAATGCACCGGCACGGCGGCTGCACGTTGGAAGTCGTGGCGGAGCATCTGGGAATCTCCGTTGCGACAGCGCACCGGCACGTCAAAACCGCGATGGTAAAGATCGCCATCGCGCTCGACAGAAAAAATGCCTGATCTTCACGATCTCCACGAAAAATCTTCCTGCTTCAATCGTACTACTCTCGATAAGCAAACTCAGATAAGAGCTTGTCGAGATCCGAAACGGGTATGATGTGACGCGGCACGACCAGACAGATGAAGAACTGCTCGAAGAGGCGATGGACTGGTTCCTGCGCCTGCGCGACCCATCGCGCTCGGACATCGACGATCTCGCTTTCGCTGCGTGGATCGGGCGTTCGACACAACACGAACAGGCATGGGGCAAAGCCTGTCGCACCTGGGAGATAATGGGCGAAACACAGCCCATCAACATTCCAGCCTGGCAAAACCCAATTCAAAAACGCTCCGTCCGACGGGCACGCTTTGGCCGACGACATGCGATCGGTATCGGCATTGCCGCACTTGCGGCCTGTCTCGTCGCGGCAGTGGTTGGCCCAACTGTCGTGACCCGCTATGAGGCCGATTACACAACTGCAACCGCCGAAACCCGTCGCATTACGCTGGAGGACGGGTCCCGTGTGGACATGAGTGCTGCCAGTGCCATCGCTATAGATTTTTCCGGTACCGAACGAAAGGTTCGCCTGCTGTCTGGCGAGGCTTTCTTCGACGTCCAGCCGAACACAAGCCGACCGTTTACCGTCGATGCTGGCGGCGAGTTGAACATCACCGTTGTGGGCACGGCGTTTGACGTCAATGTCACACCGCAGGTCGCCAGCGTCCAGCTCGCCCATGGGGTCGTCGATCTTCGCTCCCTGCAAACCGGGCATTCAATGCAACTTCGCCCCGGCGATTCTGTCACACTTGATCGGGGCAACGGCGAGCTTTCACGGGCCAGAACGGATATCGATGCTATTGCCGCCTGGCGGGATGGAAAGCTGTTCGTACAGGATGTTGCGATCAAAACCGTGGTGGCAGAATTGCAGCGCTACCACCCGTCATGGATCAAGGTCGCAAGCAGCGATCTGGAAGAACGCCACGTCACTGGTCTCTATGATTTATCTGATCCTGACCGCGCTCTGGAAGCTCTTGTCAGCCCATACGGCGCAAAGGTGCATCACGTATCGCCCTATCTCCGCGTACTCTCATTCTTCTAATATTTAAAAATTTCACGATTTTTTCGCTGAGCGATGAAAAATCCCGGCACC is a window of Agrobacterium vaccinii DNA encoding:
- a CDS encoding RNA polymerase sigma factor; the protein is MQERQAKQHLDVSLDADTLFMGHRTALISYSARILGSRDAAEDIVQEAYLRFGFGNSPTQTAREGLAYLYRIVRNLSLDIVKRRKIEQRAQNDDPPFWIVPRAAETPEQTTMFCDEVRIAQQVLASLPRDIQIAVEMHRHGGCTLEVVAEHLGISVATAHRHVKTAMVKIAIALDRKNA
- a CDS encoding FecR family protein, whose translation is MTRHDQTDEELLEEAMDWFLRLRDPSRSDIDDLAFAAWIGRSTQHEQAWGKACRTWEIMGETQPINIPAWQNPIQKRSVRRARFGRRHAIGIGIAALAACLVAAVVGPTVVTRYEADYTTATAETRRITLEDGSRVDMSAASAIAIDFSGTERKVRLLSGEAFFDVQPNTSRPFTVDAGGELNITVVGTAFDVNVTPQVASVQLAHGVVDLRSLQTGHSMQLRPGDSVTLDRGNGELSRARTDIDAIAAWRDGKLFVQDVAIKTVVAELQRYHPSWIKVASSDLEERHVTGLYDLSDPDRALEALVSPYGAKVHHVSPYLRVLSFF